From Nitrospinota bacterium, a single genomic window includes:
- a CDS encoding ABC transporter permease — MIGFFSANLKSLYARRELILTLVGKELKARYRGSFFGVLWTFLNPLLLLLVYALVFSVYMRVQVENYAVFMFVGLLPWIWFSTSLLDGVNSIVSAGSLITKSMFPAEILPMVKILSNLMNYVFSLPLLFIFMAIYGVPVKWTILWLPVIMIAQLLFTVGLVYLLSSVNVRFRDTQHILGNFVTFWFFLCPILYPISQTPQEWRFVFYLNPMALLSVCYQDIFINGNAPDPLFFAIPALTGAVITLIGFYQFDRYKETFAEEI; from the coding sequence ATGATAGGATTTTTTTCGGCGAACCTAAAGTCGCTTTACGCCCGGCGGGAGCTGATCCTCACCCTGGTGGGGAAAGAGCTTAAGGCGCGGTACAGGGGTTCGTTTTTCGGCGTGTTATGGACGTTTCTCAATCCGCTATTGCTTCTGCTCGTCTATGCGCTGGTGTTCTCTGTGTACATGCGGGTGCAGGTGGAAAACTACGCGGTATTCATGTTCGTGGGGCTTTTGCCGTGGATATGGTTTTCCACATCGCTTCTCGACGGGGTAAATTCCATCGTAAGCGCCGGGAGCCTTATCACAAAGTCCATGTTCCCGGCGGAGATACTGCCGATGGTGAAGATACTTTCCAACCTTATGAACTATGTGTTCAGCTTGCCGCTATTGTTCATTTTCATGGCGATTTACGGTGTGCCGGTCAAATGGACTATCCTTTGGCTCCCCGTGATAATGATTGCGCAGCTTCTTTTTACTGTCGGGCTTGTGTACCTGCTGTCGTCGGTGAACGTGCGGTTCCGGGACACCCAGCACATTCTCGGCAACTTCGTCACCTTCTGGTTTTTCCTCTGCCCGATACTGTACCCGATAAGCCAGACGCCGCAGGAGTGGCGTTTCGTGTTTTACTTGAATCCAATGGCGCTATTGTCTGTGTGCTATCAGGACATCTTCATAAACGGCAATGCGCCGGATCCCTTGTTTTTCGCCATCCCGGCGCTGACGGGGGCCGTCATCACGTTGATCGGCTTTTATCAATTCGACAGGTACAAGGAGACGTTCGCCGAGGAGATTTGA